ACAATGAATTAATTGGAACAAATTGTCGCAATATATAGTAGTCGAACATTTTTATACTAGGAGGCAAAACCATTGAAAAAATTTATTTTCGTTATAATGAGTGTGTTCTTGTTAGCCGGCGGCTCATTGACCTTCGTTTCTGAAAAAAGCAAAGTAAGTGCATCTACAATCATCGGCCCAAACCAAACAGCTGATCAAGTTGCGGATGCCATCATAAAAACAGGGATTGATTTAATCGGAAAAGCAACCTACAGTCGAACTGAATACAAAACTACGTATCCATACAAATTTTCATGTGCGACCTTTATTGATTATATTTTTAAACAAAATGGGGTAGATTTAGCGACGTACAATGAAGACTACATGTTGAAGCTTGGTGTGCCCGTCAGTAATGATCAGCTAAAAAAGGGTGATTTGTTTTTCTTTGATGTTATTAAGACAGACAGTAATCCGGCCGATCATATTGGAATTTATCTAGGAAATCACAAGCTTCTTCATATGGCCGATCCTACACAAAACATTGTGATATCGGATATGACCGCAAAACCTTACTACACGGAAAATTTTGTCGGAGCAAGACGAGTCATACCAAGCTATATGCCTTCAAGTCCACTTTCAACTGCAGATAAAGTTGTTAACACGGCTTACACCTTACAGGGACACGTAACCATTAGTAGTACGGTAAATAACCCTGCAACAAAGACGTTTACGAACGGCGGATTTGTAAACTATACCTATGGTCAAAATGGAATCAACCTTGGAACCAACATCATTAGTCAGCTGGCGACAAAAGGTAGCTTCGTTGCAAGATCAAACCTGAAAAAAGGGGACATCGTCTTCTTTACCAATACAATTGGTTCCAACACACCTAATATTGTTGCGATCTATGGTGGAAATCACAAAGTGATCTTCACTAATCCTACTCAAGGCATTGTATCTAGGGTGCTATTTTATCCTTGGTATGATACGCATTACTTAACCGCACGCCGCGTCATTACCCAATAGGTCAAACAAACGTTGAAAAGATCAAATCGCTTGGCGGTTTGATCTTTTTTTATTTATGGGTGAGCCATAGTTTCTGCATATAGATACATTACGGTTAACCGTACCATAAATAGAGGCCATTTTTAATATTAACTTCCTATAAGTCGTATCGTATGCAAATGGGATATACATGAAAATCCTCAAAAAGTTTTTTCTTGTAAAAAATTAAAACTTTGCTATACTTACGTTAAAACTAACTGACTGAAATCGCCAATTGGTCATTTTGTGAA
The Neobacillus sp. PS3-40 genome window above contains:
- a CDS encoding NlpC/P60 family protein, producing the protein MKKFIFVIMSVFLLAGGSLTFVSEKSKVSASTIIGPNQTADQVADAIIKTGIDLIGKATYSRTEYKTTYPYKFSCATFIDYIFKQNGVDLATYNEDYMLKLGVPVSNDQLKKGDLFFFDVIKTDSNPADHIGIYLGNHKLLHMADPTQNIVISDMTAKPYYTENFVGARRVIPSYMPSSPLSTADKVVNTAYTLQGHVTISSTVNNPATKTFTNGGFVNYTYGQNGINLGTNIISQLATKGSFVARSNLKKGDIVFFTNTIGSNTPNIVAIYGGNHKVIFTNPTQGIVSRVLFYPWYDTHYLTARRVITQ